The following coding sequences are from one Natrarchaeobaculum sulfurireducens window:
- a CDS encoding MATE family efflux transporter produces the protein MASGEESVDGDLTEGSLVRPMFMLAWPLVVIQLLQVAYNVGDTFWLGALSPEAVGAVSLAFPLLFLLIAVGSGFTTAGAILVAQHTGAESGKSGLIAGQTLSFISIVAVILGIVGYVATDPMLAALPADPDTQATIIPLAGDYLRVFFLGLPFVFGFYVFVALMRGYGSTRMPMRVMVVSVVINLAIDPLLIFGVGPLPRLEVAGAAVATVISRGVATGIGFYLLYYTDVGPTIEPDHLRPRLEFVSEITRLGVPTAIEQSMTALALVAMTAIVVTFPPAVVAAYGLGNRLISLVFLPALGMGQSMDAIVGQNLGAGKSERAATATWIGAGVIGAIMAVAGAVAFLFPEPFVAVFLTAEAAGRAETINYGTTYLQFAAVAFVFMGVMQVVLGAFRGAGNTKTALAFSVLGLWIVRVPVTYYLIFVADWGTTGIWTGVVVGDIIGAVAAVAWFTRGTWTEAIVDDESDEHADSSESEVVAE, from the coding sequence ATGGCTTCGGGCGAGGAGTCCGTCGACGGGGACCTCACGGAGGGGTCGCTCGTTCGGCCGATGTTCATGCTGGCCTGGCCGCTCGTGGTGATCCAGCTGTTGCAAGTCGCCTACAACGTCGGCGACACGTTCTGGCTGGGGGCGCTCTCGCCGGAGGCGGTCGGGGCCGTGAGCCTCGCCTTTCCGCTGTTGTTCTTGTTGATCGCGGTCGGCAGCGGCTTCACCACCGCCGGCGCGATTCTGGTCGCCCAGCACACGGGCGCCGAAAGCGGCAAGAGTGGGCTGATCGCCGGCCAGACGCTCTCGTTCATCTCGATCGTCGCCGTCATACTCGGGATCGTCGGCTACGTCGCGACCGACCCGATGCTCGCAGCGTTACCGGCCGACCCCGATACGCAGGCGACGATTATCCCGCTGGCAGGCGATTACCTGCGCGTGTTCTTCCTCGGGCTCCCGTTCGTCTTCGGGTTCTACGTCTTCGTCGCGCTCATGCGTGGCTACGGGAGCACCCGTATGCCAATGCGAGTGATGGTCGTAAGCGTCGTCATCAACCTCGCGATCGACCCGCTGCTCATCTTCGGCGTCGGCCCGCTCCCACGGCTCGAGGTCGCTGGCGCGGCCGTCGCGACCGTCATCTCCCGTGGCGTCGCGACGGGCATCGGCTTTTACCTGCTGTACTACACCGACGTCGGGCCGACGATCGAACCGGACCATCTCCGGCCGCGACTCGAGTTCGTCTCCGAGATCACCCGACTGGGGGTGCCGACGGCGATCGAACAGTCGATGACGGCGCTCGCACTGGTTGCGATGACGGCGATAGTCGTCACCTTCCCGCCGGCGGTCGTCGCCGCCTACGGGCTGGGCAACCGGCTCATCTCGCTTGTGTTCTTACCGGCGTTAGGGATGGGACAGTCGATGGACGCCATCGTCGGTCAGAACCTCGGGGCCGGAAAGTCGGAGCGGGCAGCGACAGCTACCTGGATCGGCGCGGGCGTCATCGGGGCGATCATGGCCGTTGCTGGAGCCGTTGCCTTCTTGTTTCCGGAGCCGTTCGTCGCGGTGTTTCTCACGGCGGAGGCAGCCGGACGAGCGGAGACGATCAACTACGGCACGACGTACCTCCAGTTCGCCGCGGTCGCGTTCGTCTTCATGGGCGTCATGCAGGTCGTCCTGGGCGCGTTCCGGGGGGCCGGAAACACGAAGACCGCCCTCGCGTTCTCGGTGCTCGGCCTGTGGATCGTCCGCGTCCCCGTCACCTACTATCTGATCTTCGTCGCCGACTGGGGCACCACCGGCATCTGGACCGGCGTCGTCGTCGGCGACATCATCGGCGCGGTCGCCGCCGTCGCGTGGTTCACTCGCGGCACCTGGACGGAAGCGATCGTCGACGACGAATCGGACGAGCACGCCGACTCGAGCGAGAGCGAAGTCGTTGCCGAGTGA